CTCGTACACATGCCCGTAAACCTCGTGAGGCTTAATTCCATAGTTCAGGAGCGCAGCCGCACGTTTCAAGGTACCGGGTGTGGTGTTGGAAAAACGGAAGGAACCGGTGTCCGTCATTATAGAGGTATAGAGAGCCAGGGCGGCATCTCCATCCATGGGATGTCCGCTAGCCTCAAAGAGATCGTAAATCATCTCGCCCACAGCCGCGGCACAACCATCAATCCAGTTCACATGTCCGAACTGCTCATTACTGACGTGGTGATCGATATTCACAATAAACACGTCCGGAGGAAGGGCGTCGTACACCGGGCCGATCCGCTTCAAATGCGGGCAGTCCACCACAACCATGCACTGGACTTCAGCCAAATCCGTTGTACCCGGATCGATAATTACATCCGGCCAGCCGGAAAGGAACTTGAGCGAATCAGGCACTGCCGTGCCATTGGCTGTGATCACCTGCTTGCCATGCTTACGCAGCAAAGAAGCAAGGGCCAATTGGCTCCCCAAGGAATCCCCTTCCATATTGACATGGCAGGCCACCAGGAAGCGGTCGTACTTTTCAATAATGTCCAGTATGGCCTTGGGGTTCATTCTTGATCCTCATCAGGGGGGGCATCCGGATCCGACAATTTCAGGGCCTGGGCAATTCGCTCGACACGCTCCGGGCCATC
The Candidatus Omnitrophota bacterium DNA segment above includes these coding regions:
- a CDS encoding bifunctional oligoribonuclease/PAP phosphatase NrnA, with amino-acid sequence MNPKAILDIIEKYDRFLVACHVNMEGDSLGSQLALASLLRKHGKQVITANGTAVPDSLKFLSGWPDVIIDPGTTDLAEVQCMVVVDCPHLKRIGPVYDALPPDVFIVNIDHHVSNEQFGHVNWIDGCAAAVGEMIYDLFEASGHPMDGDAALALYTSIMTDTGSFRFSNTTPGTLKRAAALLNYGIKPHEVYGHVYESHTQQELALLKEVLGNLQLTDNNQVATACVTLEMMERCGGRPESSDWFLDITRSVGVVRATALLTELDPGRIKISLRSKGFVDVNRVACFFGGGGHRAAAGCTIEKPLAEARELLVEQIRRAVSEASPAEL